One Streptosporangium sp. NBC_01495 DNA window includes the following coding sequences:
- the zwf gene encoding glucose-6-phosphate dehydrogenase has product MSKENSRASAGESVQADAAADTTTTSATSTGTGTGGTVTPTVTTATAAATTGITEALIESNPLRDPRDKRLPRVAGPCVLVLFGVTGDLARKKLLPAIYDLANRGLLPPGFSLVGFARRDWKDQDFAQLTHDAVKEHARTPFREEVWKQLSEGIFFCRGEFTDDGAFDTLAMMLKEIDQTRGTGGNYGFYLSVPPKFFPVVVQQLKRTDLADAPAGSWRRVVIEKPFGHDLKSAQELNAITSAVFPESSVFRIDHYLGKETVQNILALRFANNLFEPIWNRGYVDHVQITMAEDIGIGGRAGYYDGIGAARDVIQNHLLQLLALVGMEDPTSFGADSLRREKEKVLKALRLPSDLSLATARGRYGPGWQGGEPVIGYTQEEGIPPDSITETYAAVKVEIANRRWAGVPFYLRTGKRLGRRVTEVAVVFQRAPHLPFSKDDTEILGQNALVIRVQPDEGITVRFGSKVPGTAMEVRDVSMDFAYGESFMESSPEAYERLLLDVLIGDPPLFPHQREVELSWKILDPIEDFWSSQGPPEEYPAGTWGPASADEMMARDGRVWRRL; this is encoded by the coding sequence ATGAGCAAGGAGAACTCCCGGGCGAGTGCCGGGGAGAGCGTCCAGGCGGACGCCGCCGCGGACACCACGACCACCTCGGCGACGAGCACGGGGACGGGCACGGGGGGGACGGTGACGCCCACGGTCACCACCGCCACCGCCGCGGCGACCACCGGCATCACCGAGGCCCTGATCGAGTCCAACCCGCTGCGCGACCCGCGCGACAAGCGCCTGCCGCGCGTGGCGGGGCCGTGCGTGCTGGTGCTGTTCGGCGTGACCGGCGACCTGGCCCGCAAGAAGCTGCTGCCGGCGATCTACGACCTGGCCAACCGCGGGCTGCTGCCCCCGGGCTTCTCCCTGGTCGGTTTCGCCCGCCGCGACTGGAAGGACCAGGACTTCGCGCAGCTGACCCACGACGCCGTCAAGGAGCACGCGCGGACGCCGTTCCGCGAGGAGGTCTGGAAGCAGCTGTCGGAGGGCATCTTCTTCTGCCGGGGCGAGTTCACCGACGACGGCGCGTTCGACACGCTGGCGATGATGCTCAAGGAGATCGACCAGACCCGGGGCACCGGCGGCAACTACGGCTTCTACCTGTCGGTGCCGCCGAAGTTCTTCCCGGTCGTGGTCCAGCAGCTGAAGCGGACCGACCTGGCCGACGCCCCTGCCGGGTCGTGGCGCCGGGTGGTGATCGAGAAGCCCTTCGGGCACGACCTGAAGAGCGCCCAGGAGCTCAACGCGATCACCAGCGCGGTCTTCCCGGAGAGCTCGGTGTTCCGCATCGACCACTACCTGGGCAAGGAGACCGTCCAGAACATCCTGGCGCTGCGGTTCGCCAACAACCTGTTCGAGCCGATCTGGAACCGGGGTTACGTCGACCACGTGCAGATCACGATGGCCGAGGACATCGGCATCGGCGGCCGGGCGGGTTACTACGACGGCATCGGCGCGGCCCGCGACGTGATCCAGAACCACCTGCTGCAGCTGCTGGCCCTGGTCGGCATGGAGGACCCGACGTCGTTCGGGGCCGACTCGCTGCGCAGGGAGAAGGAGAAGGTCCTCAAGGCGCTGCGGCTGCCGTCCGACCTGTCGCTGGCCACCGCGCGCGGCCGCTACGGGCCGGGCTGGCAGGGCGGCGAGCCGGTGATCGGCTACACGCAGGAGGAGGGCATCCCGCCCGACTCGATCACCGAGACCTACGCGGCGGTCAAGGTGGAGATCGCCAACCGGCGCTGGGCCGGGGTGCCGTTCTACCTGCGCACCGGCAAGCGGCTCGGCCGCCGGGTCACCGAGGTGGCCGTGGTGTTCCAGCGAGCGCCGCACCTGCCGTTCAGCAAGGACGACACCGAGATCCTGGGGCAGAACGCCCTGGTCATCCGGGTGCAGCCGGACGAGGGCATCACGGTGCGGTTCGGCTCCAAGGTGCCGGGCACCGCGATGGAGGTCAGGGACGTCTCGATGGACTTCGCCTACGGCGAGTCGTTCATGGAGTCCTCTCCCGAGGCCTACGAGCGGCTGCTGCTGGACGTGCTGATCGGCGACCCGCCGCTCTTCCCGCACCAGCGCGAGGTCGAGCTGTCATGGAAGATCCTCGACCCGATCGAGGATTTCTGGAGTTCCCAGGGCCCGCCGGAGGAGTATCCCGCGGGCACGTGGGGGCCGGCCTCGGCCGACGAGATGATGGCCCGCGACGGGCGTGTCTGGAGGCGGCTGTAG
- a CDS encoding glucose-6-phosphate dehydrogenase assembly protein OpcA, which produces MTSFMLSGTTASKISSQLTHLRHQMGTPAVGMVLTLVVVCGESDQYDAVRAATEAAREHPSRILVVIPRDAEEPNRLDAEIRFGESTPGEVILLRLYGELTRHADSVVSPLLLTDTPVVAWWPSDCPEVPSKDPIGMLAQRRIIDARSAADSVKAITGRARGYVPGDTDLAWTRLTTWRSLLAAAFDQPVSKVKRGTVEAVPGHASALLLAAWLGERLGASVKVADSPGPGLTAVKLVSADGDITITRGDGRMAMLSRPGQPDRRVALTRRPTSELLAEELRRLDPDEIYASAIQRLARTHKS; this is translated from the coding sequence ATGACCAGCTTCATGCTCAGCGGCACGACCGCCTCGAAGATCTCCTCCCAGCTCACCCACCTGCGCCACCAGATGGGCACTCCGGCGGTCGGCATGGTGCTGACCCTCGTGGTGGTCTGCGGTGAGAGCGACCAGTACGACGCGGTCCGGGCTGCGACCGAGGCGGCCAGGGAGCACCCCTCCCGGATCCTGGTCGTCATCCCCCGCGACGCGGAGGAGCCGAACCGGCTCGACGCCGAGATCCGGTTCGGCGAGTCGACCCCGGGCGAGGTGATCCTGCTCCGCCTGTACGGGGAGCTGACCAGGCACGCCGACTCGGTGGTCAGCCCGCTGCTGCTCACCGACACCCCGGTGGTGGCCTGGTGGCCCAGCGACTGTCCCGAGGTCCCGTCCAAGGATCCGATCGGCATGCTGGCCCAGCGCCGCATCATCGACGCGCGGTCGGCGGCCGACTCGGTCAAGGCGATCACCGGCCGGGCCCGCGGTTACGTGCCCGGCGACACCGACCTGGCCTGGACCCGGCTGACGACGTGGCGGAGCCTGCTGGCCGCCGCGTTCGACCAGCCGGTGAGCAAGGTCAAGCGAGGCACCGTGGAGGCCGTGCCCGGCCATGCCAGCGCCCTGCTGCTGGCGGCCTGGCTCGGCGAGCGCCTCGGCGCGTCCGTGAAGGTCGCCGACTCCCCCGGGCCCGGCCTGACCGCCGTCAAGCTGGTCTCGGCCGACGGCGACATCACCATCACCCGGGGTGACGGCCGCATGGCCATGCTGTCGCGCCCCGGCCAGCCGGACCGCAGGGTCGCCCTGACCCGGCGTCCGACGTCGGAGCTCCTCGCCGAGGAGCTGCGGCGGCTGGACCCCGACGAGATCTACGCGTCCGCGATCCAGCGACTCGCCCGGACCCACAAGTCCTGA
- the pgl gene encoding 6-phosphogluconolactonase: MSVPTVITHRDADVLAKAVAARVIVRAVDAQSAKGSAHLVLTGGTLGITTLAEIAASPARDAVDWRKVDIWWGDERFLPDGDAERNETGARKALLDHLDLDPERVHVMRGPDSGMTAEESAEAYAEELRRAARPEDHGPAPSFDLMMLGMGPDGHIASLFPGMPALYDTRPVVAVHGSPKPPPTRISLTLPVIQGSREVWVIAAGEEKAGVVRLALSDSGTMQVPAAGARGSRRTLFLLDRAAASKIPSSLSRISSP; this comes from the coding sequence GTGAGCGTTCCCACTGTGATCACCCACCGCGACGCCGACGTGCTCGCCAAGGCCGTCGCCGCCCGGGTGATCGTCCGAGCCGTCGACGCCCAGTCCGCCAAGGGCTCGGCCCACCTGGTCCTGACCGGCGGCACCCTGGGCATCACCACCCTCGCCGAGATCGCCGCCTCTCCCGCCAGGGACGCCGTCGACTGGCGCAAGGTGGACATCTGGTGGGGCGACGAGCGGTTCCTGCCGGACGGCGACGCCGAGCGCAACGAGACCGGCGCCCGCAAGGCCCTGCTCGACCACCTCGACCTCGACCCCGAGCGGGTCCACGTGATGCGCGGCCCCGACTCGGGCATGACCGCCGAGGAGTCGGCCGAGGCGTACGCCGAGGAGCTGCGCCGCGCCGCGCGCCCCGAGGACCACGGCCCGGCCCCGTCGTTCGACCTCATGATGCTGGGCATGGGCCCTGACGGCCACATCGCCTCGCTGTTCCCCGGCATGCCCGCCCTGTACGACACCCGCCCGGTGGTGGCGGTGCACGGCTCGCCCAAGCCTCCGCCCACCCGTATCTCGCTGACGCTGCCGGTCATCCAGGGCTCCCGCGAGGTGTGGGTGATCGCCGCGGGCGAGGAGAAGGCGGGAGTTGTGCGGCTGGCGCTGTCGGACTCGGGAACGATGCAGGTCCCGGCCGCCGGGGCCCGTGGCAGCCGGCGCACCCTCTTCCTTTTGGACAGGGCCGCCGCCTCCAAGATCCCCTCCTCCCTGAGCCGGATCTCCTCTCCCTGA
- a CDS encoding DUF2306 domain-containing protein has product MLGGAGSVPDEDGASPPRPAARPQRRRQLRWIIPLFIVMLAFVVYSVPPYLTFDPAQSRVEVSDAPSFFYPLLVAHIMFGTVALLTGCFQVWPWFRRSFPRVHRWMGRAYFFLGVFPAGVTVLGVAPFGHTGLGGNVGNTMLGVVWLVTSIVGWRMARQRRFPEHRRWMIRSFALTTSIVVSRLWAGVLLLVQLPRLDTTYGGDEQAMIMAIGAAGVWLSWVVNLVVAEWWLEYTDHAGRPKSRRRPRGGVASASGRGRSTG; this is encoded by the coding sequence ATGCTGGGAGGAGCGGGCTCGGTGCCGGACGAGGATGGGGCGTCGCCTCCACGGCCGGCGGCGCGACCACAGCGACGGCGCCAGCTTCGCTGGATCATTCCGCTGTTCATCGTGATGCTCGCTTTCGTGGTGTATTCCGTGCCGCCGTACCTCACCTTCGATCCGGCGCAATCGCGGGTCGAGGTGTCCGATGCTCCGTCATTCTTCTATCCCCTGCTCGTGGCGCACATCATGTTCGGCACGGTGGCCCTGCTGACGGGGTGCTTCCAGGTGTGGCCGTGGTTCCGTCGCTCGTTTCCCCGGGTGCACCGCTGGATGGGGCGAGCGTACTTCTTCCTCGGGGTCTTCCCTGCCGGCGTCACCGTGCTCGGGGTCGCTCCGTTCGGCCACACGGGGCTCGGGGGGAACGTCGGGAACACCATGCTGGGGGTGGTGTGGCTGGTCACCAGCATCGTCGGATGGCGGATGGCACGGCAGCGGCGGTTCCCCGAGCACCGCAGGTGGATGATCCGCAGCTTCGCGCTGACCACGTCCATCGTCGTGAGCCGGCTGTGGGCCGGGGTGTTGCTCCTCGTCCAGCTTCCGCGGCTCGACACCACCTACGGCGGCGACGAGCAGGCGATGATCATGGCGATCGGAGCCGCCGGTGTCTGGCTCAGCTGGGTCGTCAACCTGGTGGTCGCGGAATGGTGGCTGGAGTACACGGACCACGCCGGCAGGCCGAAGTCCCGCAGGCGCCCGCGGGGAGGCGTCGCGTCCGCGTCAGGGAGAGGACGTTCCACGGGCTGA
- a CDS encoding AAA family ATPase: protein MHGRHGEREAVARLLTDARSGRGGVLVLRGEAGIGKSSLLRHAAETATAPEPMRVLTCAGVESEVEHAFSGLLGLLRPVLDHLDALPGVQAEALRGALGLTDSPASDFLVSAAVLTLLAAVAADRPLLVTVDDLQWLDRASAAALLFAARRLAGEPVAMLLAVREPESSQVNTAGLTELVLHGLPPEDAARLLDAYGWTLPARQRDALVAATGGNPLALIELARLDGPERALPDLAMTGTLPVSARVRAAFLRQVEALSADGRAALLVAAAEESGNAGTVLGAAARLGLPADALDPAERSGLVRLTGVEIRFRHPLIRSAVYADASFDRRRATHLAIAAYLGAAGEEDQATWHLAVATTVPDEKIAAALERGADAARRRGGAAAAISVLRQAARLSESPADRCRRTVTAAFVALDAGRPGLARTLADQVMAEPVPPAVLARLNGTIELYSGDPAIAYSHLMRCAELTASAEPEEAAWILTLAAGSALHAGDMEATVLATRRITGLDCSPATLRAAEGLLEGDEGVITGAELWELPGAMAQAGAGGGEREWMWATVIGWMGPDDHQALRLAEATGRRVRAAGSPALLTEVLFYHVDIEFRLGRWTEGAARAEEGLRLSYETGQRGWTANFLAQSARFAAVRGEAAECRTLARRALEIALPLRERVAAATATGALGLLALGEDASEEAFTELMRLVDRGSPRSNDFVAFAMLPDLVEAAVRAGHPEPARRVVAAVEPRTGGIRGPAALARRHRYRAILADDAHAESHYRSALAGGGLDRRPFDRARTELLYGEWLRHNRHRTEAQPILRSAGETFEALGAAPWARRAAAQFRAAGGTVPHRSRAVAVLLSPQELEVSRLASKGLSNREIGDRLHLSPRTVGSHLYRAFPKLGISARAELRGLDFGLELDLD, encoded by the coding sequence ATGCACGGCCGGCACGGGGAGCGAGAAGCCGTCGCCCGGCTGCTCACCGACGCGCGGAGCGGACGCGGCGGGGTGCTGGTCCTGCGCGGCGAGGCGGGGATAGGCAAGAGTTCGCTGCTACGCCATGCCGCGGAGACCGCGACCGCCCCCGAGCCCATGCGGGTGCTCACGTGCGCCGGGGTGGAGTCCGAGGTCGAGCACGCCTTCAGCGGGCTACTCGGGCTGCTGCGGCCGGTGCTCGATCACCTGGACGCGCTGCCCGGCGTCCAGGCCGAGGCGCTGCGCGGCGCGCTCGGCCTGACCGACTCCCCCGCCTCGGACTTCCTGGTCTCGGCGGCGGTGCTCACCCTGCTCGCGGCGGTGGCGGCGGACCGCCCGCTGCTGGTCACGGTCGACGACCTGCAGTGGCTGGACCGTGCCTCCGCCGCCGCCCTGCTGTTCGCCGCCCGACGGCTGGCCGGCGAGCCCGTCGCGATGCTGCTCGCTGTGCGCGAACCCGAATCGTCGCAGGTCAATACGGCAGGGCTGACCGAGCTGGTGCTGCACGGGCTGCCCCCCGAGGACGCCGCGCGACTGCTCGACGCGTACGGCTGGACGCTGCCCGCCCGTCAGCGGGACGCCCTCGTCGCGGCGACCGGCGGCAACCCGCTGGCGCTGATCGAGTTGGCCCGGCTCGACGGGCCCGAACGTGCCCTGCCCGACCTCGCGATGACCGGAACCCTGCCCGTGAGCGCCCGCGTCCGCGCGGCGTTCCTGCGCCAGGTCGAAGCCCTGTCCGCGGACGGCCGCGCGGCGCTGCTGGTGGCGGCCGCGGAGGAGAGCGGGAACGCCGGCACCGTCCTCGGAGCCGCCGCCCGGCTGGGCCTGCCGGCCGACGCCCTGGACCCGGCCGAGCGGTCGGGGCTGGTGCGGCTCACCGGGGTCGAGATCCGCTTCCGGCATCCGCTGATCCGCTCCGCCGTCTACGCCGACGCCTCTTTCGACCGCCGCCGCGCCACGCACCTGGCCATCGCCGCGTACCTGGGCGCCGCCGGAGAGGAGGACCAGGCGACCTGGCATCTCGCCGTGGCCACGACCGTGCCGGATGAGAAGATCGCCGCCGCGCTGGAGCGAGGTGCCGACGCCGCCCGGCGGCGCGGTGGCGCGGCCGCGGCGATCTCCGTCCTGCGGCAGGCCGCGCGGCTCAGCGAGTCGCCCGCCGACCGCTGCCGCAGGACGGTGACCGCCGCTTTCGTGGCGCTGGACGCGGGCCGGCCCGGCCTGGCACGGACGCTCGCCGACCAGGTCATGGCCGAGCCCGTGCCCCCCGCCGTACTGGCCCGGCTCAACGGGACCATCGAGTTGTACAGCGGGGACCCCGCGATCGCCTACTCACACCTGATGCGGTGCGCCGAGCTCACGGCCTCCGCCGAGCCCGAGGAGGCGGCCTGGATCCTCACGCTCGCGGCGGGATCGGCGTTGCACGCCGGAGACATGGAGGCGACGGTGCTGGCCACCAGGCGCATCACCGGCCTGGACTGCTCCCCGGCGACACTTCGCGCCGCCGAAGGCCTCCTCGAGGGCGACGAGGGTGTCATCACCGGGGCCGAGCTGTGGGAACTGCCGGGCGCCATGGCCCAGGCCGGGGCCGGGGGCGGCGAGCGGGAGTGGATGTGGGCGACCGTGATCGGCTGGATGGGGCCCGACGACCACCAGGCACTCCGGCTCGCCGAAGCCACCGGCCGCCGGGTCCGCGCCGCGGGCTCTCCCGCGCTCCTGACCGAGGTGCTGTTCTACCACGTCGACATCGAGTTCCGGCTCGGGCGCTGGACCGAGGGGGCCGCGCGTGCCGAGGAGGGCCTGCGGCTGAGCTACGAGACCGGCCAGCGGGGATGGACGGCCAACTTCCTCGCCCAGTCGGCCCGGTTCGCCGCCGTGCGCGGCGAGGCCGCGGAATGCCGCACGCTCGCCCGGCGGGCACTGGAGATCGCGCTCCCGCTGCGGGAGCGGGTCGCCGCGGCGACCGCGACCGGCGCCCTGGGGCTGCTGGCGCTGGGTGAGGACGCGTCGGAGGAGGCGTTCACGGAGTTGATGCGCCTGGTCGACCGGGGTTCACCTCGGTCCAATGACTTCGTCGCCTTCGCGATGCTCCCGGACCTCGTCGAGGCCGCCGTGCGCGCCGGACATCCGGAACCGGCCCGGCGGGTCGTCGCGGCCGTGGAACCCCGGACCGGCGGCATCCGCGGGCCCGCCGCCCTGGCCCGAAGGCACCGCTACCGCGCGATCCTGGCAGACGACGCGCACGCCGAGTCGCACTACCGGAGCGCGCTCGCGGGCGGCGGGCTCGACCGGCGCCCCTTCGACCGGGCGCGGACCGAACTTCTCTACGGGGAATGGCTGCGCCACAACCGTCACAGGACCGAGGCCCAGCCGATCCTGAGGTCCGCGGGCGAGACGTTCGAGGCGTTGGGGGCGGCACCGTGGGCACGGCGCGCGGCCGCCCAGTTCCGCGCGGCCGGCGGCACCGTACCGCACCGGAGCCGGGCGGTCGCCGTTCTGCTCAGCCCGCAGGAGCTGGAGGTGTCCAGGCTCGCGTCCAAGGGGCTGAGCAACCGCGAGATCGGCGACCGGTTGCACCTCAGCCCGCGGACGGTGGGCTCGCATCTGTACCGGGCGTTCCCCAAACTCGGGATCTCCGCACGCGCCGAACTCCGCGGCCTCGACTTCGGACTCGAACTCGACCTCGACTGA